From the Sphingomonas suaedae genome, one window contains:
- a CDS encoding nucleotidyltransferase domain-containing protein, producing the protein MITVELNPSIAPDVRREIEHRLSAIEAEEGVRVLMAVESGSRAWGFPSPDSDYDIRFIYVRPRDWYLSLAPGRDVIERPIVDEIDLNGWDIRKAFGLLLKSNAVVSEWIESPIRYRPDDPFVAKFAALADAMLDARALAHHYARLGRTAADRWLDGDGDVAVKKYFYALRPALAIRVLRRHPDRRPPMNLQALVALADLSAQAEAAIAELVAAKARTNERSNGTRVPLLDALIADELGRAAELAVRTPSPIWAARANDLFLELVNQ; encoded by the coding sequence ATGATTACCGTGGAACTGAACCCCAGCATCGCACCTGACGTGCGCCGCGAGATCGAGCATCGCCTGTCCGCGATCGAGGCGGAGGAGGGCGTGCGCGTGCTGATGGCGGTCGAATCCGGCTCGCGCGCCTGGGGCTTTCCCTCGCCCGACAGCGATTACGACATCCGCTTCATCTATGTCCGCCCGCGCGACTGGTATCTGTCGCTGGCGCCGGGCCGCGACGTGATCGAGCGGCCGATCGTCGATGAGATCGACCTCAACGGCTGGGACATCCGCAAGGCGTTCGGGCTGCTGCTTAAGTCGAACGCGGTGGTCAGCGAATGGATCGAATCGCCGATCCGCTATCGCCCCGACGATCCGTTCGTGGCGAAGTTCGCGGCGCTCGCCGACGCGATGCTCGATGCCCGCGCACTAGCGCATCACTATGCGCGGCTGGGGCGGACCGCGGCGGACCGCTGGCTCGACGGCGATGGCGACGTCGCGGTGAAGAAGTATTTCTATGCGCTGCGTCCGGCACTCGCGATTCGCGTGCTGCGACGCCACCCCGACCGGCGTCCGCCGATGAACCTTCAAGCGCTGGTCGCGCTGGCGGATCTGTCGGCACAAGCCGAGGCGGCGATCGCCGAGCTGGTCGCGGCCAAGGCGCGGACCAACGAGCGCAGCAATGGCACGCGTGTGCCGCTGCTCGACGCGCTGATCGCCGACGAGCTGGGGCGCGCCGCCGAACTCGCGGTGCGCACCCCGTCCCCAATATGGGCGGCGCGTGCCAACGACCTTTTTCTGGAACTGGTAAATCAATGA
- a CDS encoding vWA domain-containing protein — protein MANKGLFASAIAKLLPAPDTVNREDAPAYAYGPEALLAQLAATGTMGDAYYASAEAQLKQMLDALNAVDPFYAAQVAVYARKSGAMKDMPALIAAWLTVADPDLSVRVFGRVIDNGRMLRNFVQILRSGQVGRTSLGSRPKRLVQRWLEQASMRDLMAAATGNAPSLADIVRMVHPKPADAERRAFYGWLIGKPYDVAALPAEIAAFETWKRNPRGIALPPVPFEWLTAFPLRDVQWGELAGRMGWQALRINLNTLARNGAFGVKGVTERVAERLADAEALTKARVLPYQVLMALNAAGDGVPLKVQGALEDALEASLRNVPAIRGNVVVCPDVSGSMSSPVTGVRKGATTKMRCIDIAALVASAMLRTNAKARVLPFEQRVVRLNLDPRARLAVNAAKLAAVGGGGTSVSAPLAQLVAENAAVDLVVIVSDNESWVDQNRRGATETMRQWDKIKRRNPSAKLVCIDIQPYGTTQASGRADILNVGGFSDAVFDTVARFARGETRDWVSTVKQTEV, from the coding sequence ATGGCCAACAAGGGACTGTTCGCTTCGGCGATCGCAAAGCTGCTTCCGGCACCGGACACGGTGAACCGGGAGGACGCGCCGGCCTATGCCTATGGGCCGGAAGCGCTGCTCGCGCAGCTTGCGGCGACCGGCACGATGGGTGACGCCTATTACGCATCCGCCGAAGCGCAGCTGAAGCAGATGCTCGACGCGCTTAACGCGGTCGACCCGTTCTATGCGGCGCAGGTCGCGGTCTATGCCCGCAAGTCGGGGGCAATGAAGGACATGCCGGCGCTGATTGCCGCATGGCTGACGGTCGCGGATCCCGATCTGTCGGTCCGCGTCTTTGGCCGCGTGATCGACAATGGCCGGATGCTGCGCAACTTCGTGCAGATCCTGCGCTCGGGTCAGGTCGGGCGCACCTCGCTCGGGTCGCGTCCGAAGCGGCTGGTCCAGCGCTGGCTGGAGCAGGCGTCGATGCGCGATCTGATGGCGGCTGCGACGGGCAATGCGCCCTCGCTCGCCGACATCGTGCGGATGGTGCACCCCAAGCCTGCGGACGCGGAGCGGCGCGCATTTTATGGCTGGCTGATCGGCAAGCCCTATGATGTCGCCGCGCTCCCGGCCGAGATCGCCGCGTTCGAGACGTGGAAGCGCAACCCACGCGGGATCGCGCTGCCGCCGGTGCCGTTCGAATGGCTCACCGCCTTTCCGCTGCGCGATGTGCAGTGGGGCGAGCTGGCCGGGCGGATGGGGTGGCAGGCGCTGCGGATCAACCTCAACACGCTGGCGCGCAATGGCGCGTTCGGGGTGAAGGGGGTGACCGAGCGCGTCGCCGAACGGCTCGCCGATGCCGAAGCGCTGACCAAGGCGCGCGTGCTGCCCTATCAGGTGCTGATGGCGCTCAACGCGGCCGGGGACGGCGTGCCGCTGAAGGTTCAGGGGGCGCTGGAGGATGCGCTGGAAGCGTCGCTGCGCAACGTGCCCGCGATCCGCGGCAATGTGGTCGTCTGCCCCGATGTGTCGGGGTCGATGAGCTCGCCGGTCACCGGGGTCCGCAAGGGCGCCACGACCAAAATGCGTTGCATCGACATTGCCGCTCTGGTCGCTTCGGCGATGCTGCGGACCAATGCGAAGGCCCGGGTGCTGCCGTTCGAGCAGCGCGTGGTGCGCCTGAACCTTGATCCGCGTGCGCGGCTTGCCGTCAACGCGGCAAAGCTGGCGGCGGTTGGCGGCGGCGGCACGAGCGTGTCGGCACCGCTGGCGCAGCTGGTGGCGGAGAATGCGGCGGTCGACCTGGTGGTGATCGTGTCGGACAATGAGTCGTGGGTGGACCAGAACCGCCGCGGCGCGACCGAGACGATGCGCCAGTGGGACAAGATCAAGCGGCGCAACCCGAGCGCAAAGCTCGTGTGCATCGACATCCAGCCCTATGGAACCACCCAGGCTTCCGGTCGGGCGGACATTCTCAATGTCGGGGGCTTCTCCGACGCGGTGTTCGACACCGTCGCACGCTTCGCCCGTGGCGAGACGCGCGACTGGGTCAGCACCGTCAAGCAGACGGAGGTTTGA
- a CDS encoding RtcB family protein, whose protein sequence is MTQTRFEYSHVDGGVPIKSWTRGVPVDDKAREQLARAARMPFIFKHVAAMPDVHVGIGATVGSVIPTKGAVIPAAVGVDIGCGMMAARTSLMAHDLPDNLEGIRSAIERAVPHGRTTGRGGRGDKGAWGDPQAHIVEAWSTLAARFKRITDKYPRLEKTNNLVHLGTLGTGNHFIELCLDQEARVWVMLHSGSRGVGNAIGTFFIELAKQDMRKWHINLPDEDLAYFPEGTDHFDDYVEAVGWAQDFAALNRRVMMANVIAALRLQIAKPFDAEMEAVNCHHNYVQRENHFGENVLVTRKGAVRAAKGVMGIIPGSMGAKSFIVRGLGNAESFDSCSHGAGRVMSRTEAKKLVSLDEHIADTMGVECRKDEGVIDETPRAYKPIEAVMAAQADLVEIVHTLKQVVCVKG, encoded by the coding sequence ATGACCCAGACGCGTTTCGAATACAGCCACGTCGACGGCGGCGTGCCGATCAAGAGCTGGACCCGGGGCGTGCCGGTCGACGACAAGGCGCGCGAACAGCTGGCGCGCGCGGCCAGGATGCCGTTCATCTTCAAGCATGTCGCGGCGATGCCCGACGTCCATGTCGGAATCGGCGCGACCGTGGGTTCGGTCATCCCGACCAAGGGCGCGGTGATCCCGGCGGCGGTCGGCGTCGACATCGGCTGTGGCATGATGGCGGCGCGCACCTCGCTGATGGCGCATGACTTGCCCGACAATCTGGAGGGCATCCGGAGCGCGATCGAGCGTGCGGTTCCGCACGGACGCACCACCGGCCGTGGCGGGCGCGGCGACAAGGGCGCGTGGGGCGATCCCCAGGCGCACATCGTCGAAGCCTGGTCCACGCTCGCCGCGCGGTTCAAGCGGATCACCGACAAATATCCGCGGCTCGAGAAGACGAACAACCTCGTCCATCTCGGAACGCTCGGCACCGGCAACCACTTTATCGAGCTGTGTCTCGATCAGGAGGCGCGGGTGTGGGTGATGCTCCATTCGGGATCGCGCGGCGTCGGCAATGCCATCGGCACCTTCTTCATCGAATTGGCGAAGCAGGATATGCGCAAATGGCACATCAACCTGCCCGACGAGGACCTGGCGTACTTCCCGGAAGGGACCGACCATTTCGACGATTATGTCGAGGCGGTGGGCTGGGCGCAGGACTTTGCCGCGCTGAACCGGCGCGTGATGATGGCGAACGTGATCGCGGCGCTGCGGCTCCAGATCGCCAAGCCGTTCGACGCGGAGATGGAGGCGGTCAACTGCCACCACAACTACGTCCAGCGCGAGAACCACTTCGGTGAGAATGTGCTCGTGACCCGCAAGGGCGCGGTGCGTGCGGCGAAGGGCGTGATGGGGATCATCCCGGGGTCGATGGGCGCGAAATCGTTCATCGTCCGTGGCCTTGGCAATGCCGAGAGCTTCGACAGCTGTTCGCACGGTGCGGGGCGCGTGATGTCGCGCACCGAGGCGAAGAAGCTGGTGAGCCTCGACGAGCATATCGCCGACACGATGGGCGTGGAGTGCCGCAAGGACGAAGGCGTGATCGACGAAACGCCGCGCGCCTACAAGCCGATCGAAGCCGTGATGGCCGCCCAGGCCGATCTGGTGGAGATCGTCCACACGCTGAAGCAGGTGGTGTGCGTCAAGGGGTGA
- the rtcA gene encoding RNA 3'-terminal phosphate cyclase yields the protein MIIIDGSEGEGGGQVVRNACALSLITGQPFRITNARGKRSKPGLMRQHVTAVEAACALGNATCEDLAVGASEITFTPGKVVPGEYRFAVGTAGSTGLVLQTLLMPLVLSDAPSRLILEGGTHNMLAPPFEFIAKTFLPIVNRMGPTVEARLIRHGFYPRGGGRIEVEITPAPLTPIACVERGALHERSVTAMFAALPFEIADREIGAARKALDWPEESFAVRQLPEEQGPGNIVLIEAAFEHVTEIVSGFGQLGVPAERVAKMAAGRMAGYLASNAFAGPYLQDQLLLPFALAGGGAFTTVKPSQHSLTARDVIERFIGRRGVFRDQPDGTHRVEWR from the coding sequence ATGATCATCATCGACGGATCGGAAGGCGAAGGCGGCGGACAGGTGGTGCGCAATGCGTGCGCGCTGTCGCTGATCACCGGCCAGCCGTTCCGCATCACCAATGCGCGCGGCAAGCGGTCCAAGCCAGGGCTGATGCGCCAGCATGTCACCGCGGTCGAGGCCGCGTGCGCGCTGGGCAACGCGACGTGCGAAGACCTTGCGGTCGGCGCGTCCGAGATAACCTTCACGCCGGGCAAGGTGGTGCCCGGCGAATATCGCTTTGCGGTCGGCACGGCGGGGAGCACGGGGCTTGTGCTCCAGACGTTGCTGATGCCGCTCGTGCTCTCCGATGCGCCCTCGCGCCTGATCCTGGAGGGCGGCACGCACAACATGCTCGCCCCGCCGTTCGAGTTCATCGCGAAGACGTTCCTGCCGATCGTCAACCGCATGGGGCCGACCGTCGAGGCGCGGTTGATCCGCCACGGCTTCTACCCGCGCGGTGGCGGGCGGATCGAGGTGGAGATCACCCCGGCGCCGCTTACCCCGATCGCGTGCGTCGAGCGGGGGGCGCTGCATGAGCGCAGCGTGACGGCGATGTTCGCCGCGCTGCCGTTCGAGATCGCCGATCGGGAGATCGGCGCCGCACGCAAGGCGCTGGATTGGCCGGAAGAGAGTTTCGCGGTGCGGCAGCTCCCCGAGGAGCAGGGGCCGGGCAACATCGTGCTGATCGAGGCGGCGTTCGAGCATGTCACCGAGATTGTCAGCGGCTTTGGCCAGCTCGGCGTCCCGGCCGAGCGCGTGGCGAAGATGGCGGCAGGGCGCATGGCCGGATATCTGGCGTCGAACGCCTTTGCCGGACCGTATCTGCAGGACCAGCTCCTGCTGCCGTTCGCGCTTGCGGGCGGGGGCGCCTTCACCACCGTCAAGCCAAGCCAGCACAGCCTGACCGCGCGCGACGTGATCGAACGCTTCATCGGCCGCCGCGGCGTGTTCCGCGATCAGCCGGACGGAACACATCGCGTCGAATGGCGCTAG
- a CDS encoding AAA family ATPase — protein MRDREFRQWLARREYQGTPLTAKGVNNRARKAPRIERALAELGFAERDLDTLHANGRWPALVDAVRRVAADWHANEAAARKMAPQAPDPTRQLTNLINVARQYGHFADGKDPNYDAGADAPETDEIDPAALAALKARFIAAYPNFEQEGGFGGDGAYFRDEDGYKRALVAKVAPLIADPAQDEAALGAALLDHVLDKDVNLVGDYRRRGHIEAVRARSGGALEAAVGALARSKAPPPEAAESFVSAAWDLIKQGSEQSMPYADIRVLATLFQALARPSEAIAVNHTRFYHLGLALWGKSIFGNNPLTAAEYEAVLDLSDSLFDAMEQWGWAPRDLWDAQGFVWVTCKEKPDMDGGRDADRVRDHALKTYIEPARARGDDRVSIRCGDVHSALGLSAAHANVCQALRGQKFQKMAGTGVPTYTGPDNSSTTTFTYELGGASLERTDGPAPTNLILYGPPGTGKTYATAAEAVKLCDGEAPDGRAALMARYRELETEKRIVFVTFHQNYDYETFVEGLRPETGASDAEGASAGFRLEPRPGIFREICALAEQARTRSAPSSGSISYDFSGRRFWKMGQGAIGSEDDVYDAAIANNYIALGWGGSIDWSPERFASFDAIKAEWLEQNPDDPTPSNWTQTWPFRSEMKVGDIVIVPYGNTAFRAIAEVTGEYRYEPSAEGYYAHRRDVRWLLTLDEPLPLDTIVEGNFTMRTLYALAKKRVNLPALGRLIAGDSDTPAETGSVATPEQFVLVIDEINRANISKVFGELITLIERDKRLGMGNALTLTLPYSKKRDFGVPANLHIIGTMNTADRSIALLDTALRRRFRFKELAPDETLLPQSSEGIPLRQVLRTINDRIEYLIDREHRVGHAFFIGCEDKDAVDAVMRDKVIPLLQEYFFEDWSRVAAVLGEPKGKGGGFLDCRKIKDPTGEGGEDRESWSVRKTFELDAYRRLVGKPVEDVPAEADELDGAEDEA, from the coding sequence ATGCGTGACCGGGAGTTCCGCCAGTGGCTGGCGCGACGCGAGTATCAGGGGACACCGCTTACCGCGAAGGGCGTCAACAATCGCGCGCGCAAGGCACCCCGGATCGAACGCGCGCTGGCGGAGCTTGGCTTTGCCGAACGCGATCTGGACACACTCCACGCCAATGGCCGCTGGCCCGCGCTGGTCGATGCGGTGCGGCGGGTCGCAGCGGACTGGCACGCGAACGAGGCCGCTGCGCGCAAGATGGCGCCCCAGGCACCGGACCCGACGCGCCAGCTGACCAACCTGATCAACGTCGCGCGCCAATATGGCCATTTCGCCGATGGCAAGGACCCCAACTATGACGCCGGGGCCGACGCACCGGAAACGGACGAGATCGATCCCGCTGCGCTCGCGGCGTTGAAGGCCCGCTTCATCGCGGCCTATCCCAACTTCGAGCAGGAGGGTGGCTTTGGCGGTGATGGGGCGTATTTCCGGGATGAGGACGGCTACAAACGCGCGCTGGTAGCCAAGGTCGCGCCGCTGATCGCAGACCCCGCGCAAGATGAAGCCGCGCTGGGCGCTGCGCTGCTCGATCACGTCCTCGACAAGGATGTGAACCTGGTCGGGGACTATCGACGGCGCGGCCATATCGAAGCGGTTCGGGCGCGGTCGGGCGGCGCGCTGGAAGCGGCTGTTGGCGCGCTGGCGCGATCGAAAGCCCCGCCCCCGGAAGCGGCAGAGTCGTTCGTCAGCGCGGCGTGGGACCTGATCAAGCAGGGCAGCGAGCAGAGCATGCCCTATGCCGACATCCGGGTTCTCGCCACGCTGTTCCAGGCGCTTGCCCGCCCGTCCGAAGCAATCGCCGTCAACCATACCCGCTTCTACCATCTCGGCCTGGCGCTCTGGGGTAAGTCGATTTTCGGCAACAATCCGCTGACGGCCGCAGAATATGAAGCGGTGCTCGACCTCTCCGACAGCCTGTTCGACGCGATGGAGCAATGGGGCTGGGCGCCGCGCGACCTGTGGGACGCGCAGGGTTTCGTCTGGGTCACCTGCAAGGAGAAGCCAGACATGGATGGTGGACGGGACGCGGATCGAGTCCGTGACCATGCGCTCAAGACCTACATCGAGCCCGCACGTGCGCGCGGCGACGATCGCGTTTCGATCCGATGCGGCGACGTCCACAGCGCGCTGGGGCTTTCCGCCGCGCATGCGAATGTGTGCCAGGCGCTGCGCGGTCAGAAGTTTCAGAAGATGGCTGGCACGGGCGTTCCGACCTACACCGGCCCAGATAACAGTTCGACGACCACCTTCACTTACGAGTTAGGCGGCGCGTCTTTGGAAAGAACTGACGGTCCAGCGCCTACCAATCTGATCCTCTATGGCCCGCCGGGTACCGGCAAGACCTACGCGACCGCTGCCGAAGCGGTGAAGCTGTGCGATGGTGAGGCACCGGATGGTCGCGCGGCGCTGATGGCGCGTTATCGCGAGCTCGAGACCGAGAAGCGGATCGTGTTCGTCACCTTCCACCAGAATTACGACTACGAAACCTTCGTTGAGGGCCTCCGCCCCGAAACGGGCGCGAGCGACGCCGAGGGCGCGTCCGCCGGGTTCCGGCTTGAACCGAGACCCGGCATATTCCGCGAGATCTGCGCTCTCGCCGAACAGGCACGCACGCGGTCGGCACCCTCGTCAGGTTCGATCAGCTACGATTTCTCCGGCCGGCGCTTTTGGAAGATGGGCCAAGGCGCAATCGGCAGCGAAGATGACGTCTATGACGCTGCAATTGCCAACAACTACATCGCGCTGGGTTGGGGTGGCTCCATCGACTGGAGCCCAGAGAGGTTTGCGTCGTTCGATGCGATCAAGGCAGAGTGGCTTGAACAAAACCCTGACGACCCAACGCCAAGCAACTGGACGCAGACCTGGCCTTTCCGTTCGGAGATGAAGGTCGGCGACATCGTCATCGTGCCCTATGGGAACACCGCGTTTCGCGCGATTGCCGAGGTCACTGGCGAGTATCGCTACGAGCCGTCAGCCGAAGGCTATTATGCGCACCGCCGCGACGTTCGCTGGCTCCTCACGCTAGACGAGCCGCTGCCCCTTGATACGATCGTCGAGGGGAACTTCACCATGCGGACGTTGTATGCGCTCGCCAAGAAGCGGGTGAACCTACCGGCATTGGGAAGGTTGATTGCTGGGGATAGCGACACCCCAGCGGAGACGGGGAGCGTCGCAACGCCGGAGCAATTCGTCCTCGTCATCGATGAGATCAACCGTGCGAACATCTCCAAGGTCTTTGGCGAATTGATCACGCTGATCGAGCGGGACAAACGTCTCGGCATGGGCAACGCGCTCACCCTGACGCTTCCCTACTCCAAAAAGCGCGATTTCGGCGTGCCCGCGAACCTTCACATCATCGGCACGATGAACACCGCCGATCGCTCGATTGCACTGCTCGACACGGCACTGCGGCGGCGGTTCCGGTTCAAGGAGCTGGCTCCGGACGAGACGCTTTTGCCTCAGAGCTCAGAGGGCATCCCGCTTCGCCAAGTCCTGCGGACGATCAACGACCGGATCGAGTACCTCATCGATCGCGAGCACCGCGTCGGCCACGCCTTCTTCATCGGCTGTGAGGACAAAGACGCTGTCGATGCTGTCATGCGCGACAAGGTGATCCCGCTGCTTCAGGAGTATTTCTTCGAGGACTGGAGCCGTGTGGCTGCGGTGCTCGGTGAGCCGAAGGGCAAGGGAGGCGGGTTCCTCGATTGCCGCAAGATCAAAGACCCGACCGGCGAAGGCGGCGAGGATCGTGAGAGCTGGAGTGTCCGTAAGACATTCGAGCTTGATGCCTATCGTCGCCTCGTCGGCAAGCCGGTCGAAGATGTGCCCGCGGAGGCGGACGAACTCGATGGCGCCGAGGACGAAGCATGA
- a CDS encoding McrC family protein, giving the protein MTHRTVLEWGRVEVGESGFSRPQADALLAAARSHVLGGNDGTDILCDHHRYLRARQAVGVIAARGCSLEILPKVDAGLELADPAAVRARLVHMLDVAHGLNLSSGEATAMARRANSLLDIFIALFADRLLAEVRRGLPRQYRSEEDDLRALRGKLDVVRQFTVHAVRPDRLACRFDALDGDTPLMRIMKACVLLLTRHAKASSTQRKLAELRFRMADISDVPRGSLPWKQVRIDRSSQRWRALLQLARLLVGSSWQQTHAGAGTPDGITLLFAMNDLFERYVAVQLRKALGDTDLTVDAQGGGAYCVGPWIEGETVVGNSHPTRPDILVKHEGRIVAILDTKWKPAERGVSHADIYQMMAYARLYDCQRLVLLYPASVGGTGGAMTHGLAAGEDRLDVANVALNISSSTIRQGLRELVMTIVPHGTGAPSQGYRWINAAPLPSPGL; this is encoded by the coding sequence ATGACCCATCGCACGGTCCTTGAATGGGGCCGTGTCGAGGTCGGCGAGAGCGGGTTCAGTCGTCCTCAGGCCGATGCTCTTCTGGCCGCTGCACGGAGCCATGTGCTGGGCGGGAATGACGGGACGGATATTCTGTGCGACCACCATCGCTACCTGCGCGCACGACAGGCGGTTGGCGTCATCGCTGCGCGCGGGTGCAGCCTCGAAATCCTGCCTAAGGTCGATGCCGGTCTGGAGCTGGCCGATCCGGCGGCAGTGCGGGCGCGGCTGGTGCACATGCTTGATGTCGCGCACGGTCTGAACCTCTCTTCCGGTGAAGCGACGGCGATGGCGCGTCGCGCCAACTCGCTGCTCGACATCTTCATCGCGCTGTTCGCAGACCGATTGCTGGCCGAAGTGCGGCGCGGATTACCCCGCCAGTATCGCTCAGAAGAGGACGATCTACGCGCGCTGCGCGGCAAGCTCGATGTGGTGCGCCAATTCACGGTCCATGCGGTGCGCCCGGACCGGTTGGCGTGCCGGTTCGACGCGCTCGATGGCGATACACCGCTGATGCGCATCATGAAGGCGTGCGTTCTGCTGCTGACGCGCCACGCGAAGGCGAGCAGCACCCAGAGGAAGCTTGCCGAGCTTCGCTTCCGGATGGCAGATATCAGCGACGTTCCGCGCGGATCGCTCCCGTGGAAGCAGGTTCGGATCGACCGATCCAGCCAACGATGGCGCGCACTGCTTCAACTTGCGCGCCTACTCGTCGGGTCGAGCTGGCAGCAAACGCATGCAGGAGCGGGCACGCCCGACGGCATCACGCTACTGTTCGCGATGAATGATCTGTTTGAGCGCTATGTGGCGGTCCAACTGCGTAAGGCGCTCGGCGACACGGATCTGACGGTCGATGCGCAAGGGGGCGGCGCCTATTGCGTCGGCCCGTGGATCGAGGGTGAAACCGTCGTCGGGAACAGCCACCCGACCCGGCCCGACATTCTCGTGAAGCACGAAGGACGGATCGTGGCCATCCTCGACACGAAGTGGAAGCCGGCCGAAAGGGGCGTGTCGCACGCCGACATCTATCAGATGATGGCCTACGCTCGGCTCTATGACTGTCAGCGTCTTGTCCTGCTGTACCCCGCCTCGGTTGGCGGCACGGGCGGAGCGATGACACATGGGCTAGCTGCCGGCGAAGACCGGCTCGACGTGGCAAACGTCGCGCTGAACATCTCCTCGTCGACTATCCGACAGGGGCTCCGCGAGCTGGTTATGACAATAGTCCCTCACGGGACCGGTGCGCCTTCGCAAGGCTATCGGTGGATTAACGCCGCTCCGCTTCCATCACCCGGACTCTGA
- a CDS encoding N-6 DNA methylase: protein MNPSADLVNKLWRLCALLRKDGVTYQQYVTELTYLLFLKMASEQKDESRIPEAYRWGALKSASQTEVLQRYKQALMDLGDGTKVADRSVVAIFQNAATIIRTPANLRQLVDAIDGLHWYSADRDAFGDAYEGLLQKMAEETKRGAGQYFTPRTLIEVMVALMQPRPGEVIQDPAAGTGGFLIAANSFMKAASDDYFELSPKQQAFQLQQALRGVENVPDTFRLLLMNLHLHAIDPDNLDLADTLSPAGQRPQFKNADLILTNPPFGPAGGPPTRDDLTITDRVSSYQLPFVEHCIRALRLGGRAAIVVPDNVLFDDGRGKLLRQRLMSWCNLHTILRLPTGIFYAQGVKTNVLFFTRADEEAPTQDATREVWIYDARSGAPSYGKTNPFKAEDLADFVSAFGDDPFGGAPRTDQGPEGRFRRFTREEIAARADNLDIAWLKDTSADAEDGLDTPEDIAAAIEGHLKVALEEIAALVAELESDVSGPAMVEAAE, encoded by the coding sequence ATGAACCCCTCCGCCGATCTGGTGAACAAGCTCTGGCGCCTGTGCGCGCTGCTCCGCAAGGACGGTGTGACGTACCAGCAGTACGTCACCGAACTCACCTATCTGCTCTTCCTCAAGATGGCGTCGGAGCAGAAGGATGAGAGCCGCATTCCAGAGGCCTATCGCTGGGGCGCGCTCAAATCGGCGAGCCAGACCGAGGTGCTTCAGCGCTACAAGCAGGCGCTGATGGACTTAGGCGACGGCACCAAGGTGGCCGATCGTTCGGTCGTCGCAATCTTTCAGAATGCTGCCACGATCATCCGCACCCCCGCCAACCTCCGCCAGCTGGTCGACGCGATCGACGGGCTGCACTGGTACAGCGCCGATCGCGATGCGTTTGGTGACGCCTATGAAGGTCTGCTCCAGAAGATGGCGGAGGAGACCAAGCGCGGTGCGGGCCAGTATTTCACCCCGCGCACGCTGATCGAGGTGATGGTCGCCCTGATGCAGCCGCGTCCCGGTGAGGTCATTCAGGACCCGGCAGCAGGAACCGGCGGTTTCCTGATCGCCGCCAACAGCTTCATGAAGGCGGCGAGCGACGATTATTTCGAGCTCAGCCCGAAGCAACAGGCGTTCCAGCTGCAACAGGCGTTACGCGGCGTTGAGAATGTGCCCGACACCTTCCGCCTGCTGCTGATGAACCTGCATCTGCATGCGATCGACCCGGACAATCTCGACCTCGCCGACACGCTGAGTCCGGCGGGCCAGCGTCCGCAGTTCAAGAATGCCGACCTGATCCTGACCAACCCGCCCTTTGGCCCGGCGGGTGGACCGCCGACGCGCGATGACCTGACCATCACCGATCGGGTGTCGTCTTATCAGCTGCCCTTTGTCGAACATTGCATCCGCGCGCTTCGGCTCGGCGGGCGAGCCGCGATCGTGGTGCCGGACAATGTCCTGTTCGATGACGGACGCGGCAAGCTGCTGCGCCAGCGGTTGATGAGCTGGTGCAACCTCCACACCATCCTGCGCCTGCCGACCGGCATTTTCTATGCCCAGGGGGTCAAGACCAACGTCCTGTTCTTCACCCGCGCGGATGAAGAGGCACCGACGCAGGATGCCACGCGCGAAGTGTGGATTTACGACGCCCGGTCCGGCGCGCCATCCTATGGCAAGACCAACCCGTTCAAGGCCGAAGACCTGGCCGATTTCGTCTCCGCGTTCGGCGACGATCCCTTCGGCGGTGCACCCCGCACCGATCAGGGACCGGAAGGCCGCTTCCGCCGCTTCACCCGTGAGGAGATTGCCGCGCGCGCTGACAATCTCGACATCGCCTGGCTCAAGGACACCAGCGCCGACGCCGAAGACGGCCTCGACACGCCGGAGGATATCGCTGCCGCAATCGAGGGGCATTTGAAGGTGGCGCTGGAGGAGATTGCGGCGCTGGTGGCGGAATTGGAGAGTGATGTTAGCGGGCCTGCGATGGTGGAGGCAGCAGAGTGA